One genomic region from Vanacampus margaritifer isolate UIUO_Vmar chromosome 2, RoL_Vmar_1.0, whole genome shotgun sequence encodes:
- the LOC144042772 gene encoding nuclear distribution protein nudE-like 1-B, producing MDTEMIPKFATKDEEVDYWKSQALKYKKNCHDAQEELQEFQEGSQELEAELEAQLSQAEHRLRDLQSENGRLKNEVDNLKEKLENQYSQSYEQISVLEDDLGRTRSVKEQLHKSVRKLEQANDDLERAKRATIVSLEDFEGRLNQAIERNAFLESELDEKESLLVSVQRLKDEARDLRQELAVRERTTDRMSAPSSPTLDMDKADSAVQASLSLPATPVGQSTEHSFVGPKALTNGCGSSSLTPSARISALNIVGDLLRKVGALESKLAACRSFTKDQSARKSLPVDNGALVNGNPTKFSHALHTTYFDKSAVNGLDPSTLTSRTVSPPGLLPLSV from the exons ATGGACACAGAAATGATTCCAAAGTTTGCCACAAAGGACGAAGAAGTCGATTACTGGAAGTCGCAAGCCCTCAAATATAAGAAAAA CTGCCACGACGCCCAGGAGGAGCTGCAGGAGTTCCAGGAGGGCAGCCAAGAGTTGGAGGCCGAGCTGGAGGCGCAGCTCAGCCAGGCGGAACACCGCCTGCGAGACCTGCAGAGCGAGAACGGGCGGCTGAAGAACGAAGTGGACAACCTCAAG GAGAAGCTAGAGAATCAGTACTCTCAGAGCTACGAGCAGATCTCGGTGCTGGAGGACGACCTGGGCCGCACGCGGAGCGTCAAGGAGCAGCTCCACAAATCCGTGCGCAAGCTCGAGCAGGCCAACGACGACCTGGAGAGAGCCAAGAG GGCAACCATCGTGTCCCTGGAGGACTTTGAAGGCCGCTTAAACCAAGCCATTGAGAGAAACGCCTTCCTGGAGAGTGAGCTAGACGAGAAGGAATCCCTCTTGGTGTCCGTGCAGCGGCTCAAAGACGAAGCGCGAG ACCTCCGACAGGAACTGGCGGTGCGGGAGAGGACGACAGACAGGATGTCGGCGCCCAGCTCGCCGACCTTGGACATGGACAAGGCCGACTCGGCCGTGCAGGCATCGCTCTCGCTGCCCGCCACGCCGGTGGGACAGAGCACGGAGCATTCCTTCGTTGGCCCGAAAG CATTGACCAACGGCTGTGGCAGCTCATCCCTCACGCCATCCGCCAGAATCTCTGCTCTCAACATCGTCGGCGATCTGCTCAGGAAAGTCGGG GCTCTGGAGTCCAAACTGGCTGCTTGCAGGAGCTTCACCAAAGACCAGTCGGCCAGAAAGAGCCTCCCCGTGGACAACGGCGCCCTCGTCAACGGCAACCCCACCAAATTCTCGCACGCCCTGCACACCACCTACTTTGACAAAAG CGCTGTAAACGGACTGGACCCCAGCACTCTGACCTCCAGAACCGTGTCCCCGCCTGGTCTACTGCCCCTGAGTGTGTGA
- the LOC144042726 gene encoding RING finger protein 222, giving the protein MAFYKDDDAQEDANECPVCYESLRGTERTLSCGHVFCHDCLVKMLVSIHAEGQIRDTLACPVCRHLTFIRKRQEEALALAEGKGEPEEDAERGGGQTLEVPVGTRLARLEDAAPAASLSGRLRRFFCGDSESFRRPRLVHTSPCSNSEIFVISARGRPMTEDDTFSVVLTLVRPQRRRRRRICSTARCLMVLLSTFTMMALVAAVLPWILLA; this is encoded by the coding sequence aTGGCATTCTACAAGGATGACGACGCCCAAGAGGACGCAAACGAGTGTCCGGTGTGTTACGAGAGCCTGCGCGGGACGGAGAGAACTTTAAGCTGCGGACATGTGTTCTGCCACGACTGCCTGGTCAAGATGCTGGTCAGCATCCACGCCGAAGGACAAATCCGGGACACCCTCGCCTGCCCCGTGTGCAGACACCTGACCTTCATCAGGAAGCGGCAGGAAGAGGCGCTTGCCTTGGCGGAGGGCAAAGGGGAGCCTGAGGAGGACgcagaaagaggaggagggcaGACTTTGGAGGTGCCCGTGGGGACGCGGCTCGCCCGGCTTGAGGACGCCGCGCCGGCCGCTTCTCTCTCCGGGCGTCTCCGGCGCTTTTTCTGCGGGGACTCCGAGAGCTTCCGTCGGCCGAGGCTCGTCCATACGAGTCCCTGCAGCAACTCGGAGATCTTCGTCATAAGCGCCCGGGGGCGACCCATGACGGAGGACGACACGTTCAGCGTGGTGTTGACTCTGGTGCGGCCGCAGAGGAGGCGCCGGCGCCGGATCTGTAGCACGGCTCGGTGCCTCATGGTGCTGCTCTCCACCTTCACCATGATGGCACTGGTGGCTGCCGTGCTGCCATGGATCCTCTTGGCTTAA